The following are encoded in a window of Dethiobacter alkaliphilus AHT 1 genomic DNA:
- a CDS encoding DUF6557 family protein — translation MLFKELLNTVDYEDVWKILDSEYCHEEGAYEIYKHVIEELKSLLAKPSEQPTTLVVAKIKNILEPNGVIFDVFGVFEDDKERYSLSMEPWEEWNGFNVLDKSIQIYGAPAVVAHAIYELTFYGYSAEGAAKRVAKEKQILKRRLDEIERGETELIPYEEVRADLGIADNRTPEEKEQQKKQMEKAHAENQEVYKMLLGWV, via the coding sequence ATGCTTTTTAAGGAGTTACTCAATACTGTGGATTATGAAGATGTCTGGAAAATACTAGACAGCGAGTATTGCCATGAGGAAGGTGCTTATGAAATATATAAGCACGTAATAGAAGAATTAAAATCCCTTCTGGCGAAGCCCAGTGAACAGCCGACTACATTAGTGGTAGCTAAAATAAAAAATATTTTGGAACCAAATGGAGTTATTTTTGATGTTTTTGGAGTATTTGAGGATGATAAAGAACGCTATTCATTGTCAATGGAGCCTTGGGAAGAGTGGAATGGGTTTAATGTTTTGGATAAATCAATTCAAATTTATGGGGCACCGGCAGTAGTAGCACATGCTATATATGAATTGACTTTCTACGGGTATTCTGCAGAAGGGGCAGCTAAAAGAGTAGCCAAAGAAAAGCAGATACTAAAGAGGCGCCTTGACGAAATAGAAAGAGGCGAGACTGAGCTAATACCCTATGAAGAAGTTAGGGCCGATCTTGGTATTGCTGATAATCGCACCCCGGAAGAAAAAGAGCAACAGAAAAAGCAAATGGAAAAAGCCCATGCTGAAAATCAAGAGGTTTATAAAATGCTGCTGGGCTGGGTCTAG
- a CDS encoding tyrosine-type recombinase/integrase, whose protein sequence is MKEESFPYQQEFTDYLEIERGLSDGTVEGYRRDLNIFTQLMVREFFPQGMILDQLETKHVRRFLVYLKKERSNDAGTRNRKLASLRSYFSFLEIQGYVESNPVQQLKNVKTAKLLPVFLTKDESDRLINAARMHNKPPYRDYAMMRVLLQTGCRLDEMVSLNLDSLNLEDRYMRIIGKGNKERMIPLTDKTCAALAEYLAGRLPEDKNEQAVFLNQRGRRISHRGVQLIFNQTCKEAGLNKERLTVHKLRHTCFTMLLNAGVDLPTIKDIAGHENISSTEIYVHVTQREIRSAMAKHPLG, encoded by the coding sequence ATGAAAGAAGAATCTTTCCCTTATCAGCAGGAGTTTACTGACTATCTTGAGATTGAACGGGGATTATCGGATGGTACTGTGGAAGGATACCGAAGGGATCTTAACATTTTTACACAACTGATGGTGCGTGAGTTCTTTCCCCAAGGTATGATTTTGGATCAGTTGGAAACAAAGCATGTGCGCCGGTTTCTTGTGTATTTGAAAAAAGAGAGAAGCAATGATGCCGGTACCAGAAACCGGAAGCTTGCATCTTTACGGAGTTATTTCAGTTTTCTTGAGATACAGGGGTATGTGGAAAGTAACCCTGTACAACAGTTGAAAAACGTAAAGACGGCAAAGTTGTTGCCGGTTTTTCTGACCAAAGATGAGTCTGACAGACTGATTAACGCTGCCAGGATGCATAACAAGCCGCCTTACCGTGACTATGCCATGATGAGAGTTCTTTTACAGACCGGTTGCCGCCTGGACGAGATGGTGTCGCTGAATTTGGATAGTCTGAACCTGGAAGACCGCTATATGCGGATTATCGGGAAAGGAAATAAGGAAAGAATGATTCCGCTGACGGATAAAACGTGCGCAGCGCTGGCAGAGTATCTGGCAGGAAGATTGCCTGAGGATAAAAATGAGCAGGCTGTTTTTCTCAATCAGAGGGGGAGGCGGATATCTCACCGGGGTGTGCAGTTGATTTTCAATCAGACTTGCAAAGAAGCGGGACTGAACAAAGAGCGGCTTACGGTTCATAAGCTTCGGCATACCTGCTTTACCATGTTGTTAAATGCAGGCGTTGATTTGCCCACTATTAAAGATATTGCCGGGCATGAGAATATAAGTTCCACGGAAATCTATGTTCATGTAACTCAAAGAGAGATCAGAAGTGCCATGGCCAAGCATCCGTTAGGATAG
- a CDS encoding helix-turn-helix domain-containing protein, which translates to MDHKMISINLRRVREEKGLSQSEVAHLAGISRVAYGRIESGASIPKVSTLQNIADGIDIKLQDLFVPVSTLKKVRFRATKKMNSRDSILTEVNRWLENFNYLEKLLKDKHEYKFSKLAQELSAMPAGHERAKVAADKARKVLRLTEKEPIRDIAGLLESCGIKVRPLRLASEGFFGLSVSEHDKGPAIIVNVWERISVERWIFSAAHELGHLLLHLDAYEVGENNENPDEEVEANIFASYFLMPKSAFESEWNDTYGLPFVDRVLKVKLIFRVSYKTVLYRLSEKTGNSIWGKFKVAYKARTGKTLLLADEPNRLSPDSFQQSPEVLRSNEPDSISPSHFIEDRLYKLVRTAIENDEITMSRGAEILRLDLENMREIVGSWV; encoded by the coding sequence ATGGATCATAAAATGATAAGCATTAACCTTCGACGGGTTCGGGAAGAAAAGGGTTTATCTCAGTCCGAAGTAGCCCATCTTGCAGGCATATCAAGAGTAGCATACGGAAGAATTGAAAGTGGTGCCTCAATTCCCAAAGTATCAACTTTGCAAAATATTGCTGATGGAATTGATATTAAGCTTCAGGACTTATTTGTCCCGGTTAGCACTTTAAAAAAAGTTAGATTCCGTGCCACTAAAAAAATGAATAGCCGCGATTCTATTTTAACCGAGGTAAATAGATGGTTAGAAAACTTTAACTATCTAGAGAAACTGCTAAAGGATAAGCATGAGTATAAGTTTAGCAAGTTGGCCCAAGAACTTTCTGCAATGCCGGCGGGTCATGAGCGTGCTAAGGTTGCTGCTGATAAAGCGAGGAAAGTTTTGCGCCTGACTGAAAAAGAGCCTATTCGTGATATTGCAGGGTTACTCGAGTCTTGTGGCATAAAAGTACGTCCACTTCGTCTTGCTTCAGAAGGGTTCTTTGGCCTGTCCGTATCTGAACATGATAAGGGGCCCGCAATTATTGTTAATGTGTGGGAGCGTATATCTGTTGAACGGTGGATTTTTAGCGCAGCACATGAGCTAGGTCATTTGCTTTTACATTTGGATGCTTATGAAGTTGGAGAAAATAATGAAAATCCAGATGAAGAAGTTGAAGCTAATATTTTTGCCTCCTATTTTTTAATGCCTAAGAGTGCGTTTGAATCAGAGTGGAACGACACTTATGGCCTGCCCTTTGTGGATCGTGTTCTTAAAGTAAAACTTATTTTTCGGGTGAGTTACAAGACTGTGCTCTATCGCCTATCTGAAAAGACAGGCAACTCCATATGGGGAAAATTTAAGGTTGCATATAAAGCTCGAACAGGAAAGACGTTGCTCCTTGCTGATGAACCTAATAGATTATCTCCGGATAGTTTTCAACAATCTCCGGAAGTGCTCCGCTCTAACGAACCGGACTCAATTTCACCGTCACATTTTATAGAAGACCGCCTATATAAGCTTGTAAGAACTGCTATAGAAAATGATGAGATCACCATGAGTCGGGGCGCGGAAATTCTTAGGTTAGACCTGGAAAATATGCGTGAAATCGTTGGCTCATGGGTGTAA
- a CDS encoding tyrosine-type recombinase/integrase: protein MTSESFPYEQEFVDYLEIERGLSDRTVDGYRMDIGVFARLMVREFFPQGMVLNQLETKHVRRFLVYLKKERDNNAGTRNRKLASLRSYFKFLEIHGYVEKNPVQQLRNVKTAKLLPVFLTIDESDRLINAAKKQAKPPYRDHAMMRVLLQTGCRVEELVSLNIGNLNLEEKYMRIIGKGNKERMIPLTDKTCAALAEYLEARVPKDEKEKAVFLNHLGMRITYPGVQLVFNRLCEEAGLNRGRLTVHKLRHTCFTMLMNAGVDLPTIKDIAGHESISSTEIYVHVTQRGVRKAMARHPLG, encoded by the coding sequence ATGACTAGTGAATCTTTTCCCTATGAGCAGGAGTTTGTTGACTATCTTGAGATTGAACGGGGATTGTCGGATCGTACTGTAGACGGATACCGGATGGATATTGGCGTGTTTGCCCGGCTGATGGTGCGTGAGTTCTTTCCGCAGGGTATGGTTTTGAATCAGTTGGAAACAAAGCATGTGCGTCGGTTTCTTGTGTATTTGAAAAAAGAGAGAGACAATAATGCTGGTACCCGGAACCGAAAGCTTGCATCTTTGCGGAGTTATTTCAAGTTTCTCGAGATACATGGGTATGTGGAAAAAAATCCGGTACAACAGTTGCGGAATGTGAAGACTGCAAAGCTTTTGCCGGTTTTTCTGACTATAGATGAATCAGACAGACTGATTAACGCTGCCAAGAAGCAAGCCAAGCCACCTTACCGTGACCATGCCATGATGAGAGTGCTTTTACAAACAGGCTGCAGGGTGGAAGAGTTGGTGTCGCTGAATATAGGGAACCTTAATTTAGAAGAAAAATATATGCGGATTATCGGTAAAGGTAATAAGGAGAGGATGATTCCATTGACGGATAAAACGTGCGCGGCCCTTGCTGAGTATTTAGAAGCAAGGGTACCCAAAGATGAAAAAGAGAAAGCTGTTTTTCTGAATCACTTGGGTATGCGGATAACTTACCCGGGCGTGCAGTTGGTTTTTAATCGGCTCTGTGAAGAAGCAGGGTTAAACAGGGGGAGATTGACGGTTCACAAACTTCGACATACCTGTTTTACAATGTTGATGAATGCAGGGGTGGATTTGCCCACTATAAAAGATATTGCCGGCCATGAAAGTATTAGTTCTACGGAAATTTATGTTCATGTGACACAACGCGGGGTAAGGAAGGCGATGGCCAGGCATCCGTTGGGATAA
- a CDS encoding interferon alpha-inducible IFI6/IFI27 family protein: MRVETLNKFGLTYQQTKALFMMQYDLTHSDILHEKNIEKQKTKQVWLNKWKDSINTFLSRLEGAEEKPNISTSYMLKKNPLLDRELDALRQEAGANKLPLYLMLLEATLFEPYFPLEVGHNKEVLLDRLKDKMRRTKADKKIIKGKLYHFANMLSINESDIDSFIKSYDKAVDGLTGKKMKIAGGVIIGTVILVITAGYGAPAIAAKFAPAGLYGAAAVSSGMAALGGGAIATGGLGIPGGMAVIVGGGALVGAGVGATAGAGANAIMKASGKFALTEAAKLEVVMKEILLTKQKDVRFVQELIREQRMAISNLEDELLKMKLERKDQKEEIKNLEEAISYLKKALIRSQNLIEGTH; this comes from the coding sequence GTGAGAGTAGAAACATTAAATAAGTTCGGTTTAACTTACCAACAGACCAAAGCTTTGTTTATGATGCAATATGATTTGACGCATTCAGATATATTACACGAAAAAAATATAGAAAAACAAAAAACAAAACAAGTATGGTTAAATAAATGGAAGGATTCAATTAATACCTTTTTATCACGCTTAGAAGGTGCAGAAGAAAAACCTAATATTTCAACATCCTATATGCTTAAAAAAAATCCACTATTAGATAGGGAGTTAGACGCATTGCGTCAGGAAGCTGGTGCTAATAAATTGCCGCTCTATTTAATGTTGTTGGAAGCAACCTTATTTGAGCCATATTTTCCTCTTGAGGTAGGTCATAACAAGGAAGTTCTGTTGGATCGTTTAAAAGATAAAATGCGTAGAACAAAGGCTGACAAAAAAATTATAAAGGGAAAGCTTTATCATTTTGCAAATATGCTCAGTATCAACGAATCAGATATTGATAGTTTTATAAAATCTTACGATAAAGCTGTAGACGGGTTAACCGGGAAGAAGATGAAAATAGCGGGTGGGGTTATAATTGGCACTGTTATTCTGGTAATAACTGCTGGTTACGGTGCCCCAGCAATAGCAGCTAAGTTTGCACCTGCAGGATTGTATGGTGCTGCAGCAGTCTCATCAGGTATGGCTGCTTTAGGCGGAGGTGCGATTGCTACCGGGGGGTTGGGTATACCAGGCGGCATGGCAGTTATTGTTGGTGGCGGGGCTTTAGTAGGCGCCGGCGTTGGAGCAACTGCAGGTGCAGGCGCTAACGCTATTATGAAAGCTTCTGGTAAATTTGCTCTAACAGAAGCAGCAAAACTTGAAGTTGTAATGAAAGAGATTCTGTTGACGAAACAGAAAGATGTAAGGTTTGTACAAGAATTAATTAGAGAACAGAGAATGGCCATTTCAAACCTTGAGGATGAGCTTTTAAAAATGAAATTGGAAAGAAAGGATCAAAAAGAGGAGATAAAGAACCTAGAGGAGGCCATTTCTTATTTAAAGAAGGCTTTGATAAGAAGTCAAAATTTAATTGAGGGTACACATTAA